One Malus domestica chromosome 11, GDT2T_hap1 genomic region harbors:
- the LOC103447718 gene encoding dof zinc finger protein DOF2.4 (The RefSeq protein has 1 non-frameshifting indel compared to this genomic sequence), with protein MVFSSIPVYVDPPNWHQQPNHHPLGGTTAGSENPHELPPLPPPPSLTHVCGAGSISGVGGGGGGPGSIRPSSMSDRARLAKIPQPETALKCPRCESTNTKFCYFNNYSLTQPRHFCKTCRRYWTRGGALRSVPVGGGCRRNKKTKSNSSSSSSRSKSPVATGDHIQTGSNSITNNSSNHMMGNTPHLLSQLPPSTHQSLPFLASSIPSLGRYGVAGNMGLNFNEIQQEQTDHHQHHMGFQFHQIAGGNNMNNLSGGILGGDHNNQWRNSNLQQIPFLGGTGFESSTSTGLYPFQTGDQGVDHQATTDPMVGNNSRVNTEQLPPPVKTEDNHGLTLTRPSLGTTILAETNNSQFWGGNLNAWTDLSGLNSSSTSHLL; from the exons ATGGTTTTCTCATCTATTCCAGTTTATGTAGATCCTCCCAATTGGCACCAG CAACCAAATCATCATCCATTAGGAGGTACTACTGCTGGAAGTGAAAATCCACATGAACTTCCACCACTCCCTCCACCACCGTCACTAACTCATGTCTGTGGTGCAGGCAGTATTAGtggtgttggtggtggtggtggcggcccAGGCTCCATCAGACCCAGCTCGATGTCTGATCGAGCCCGTCTGGCAAAGATTCCACAACCAGAAACCGCGCTCAAGTGTCCTCGGTGTGAGTCCACTAACACCAAGTTTTGCTACTTCAATAACTACAGCCTCACTCAGCCTCGCCACTTCTGCAAGACATGTCGGCGTTATTGGACCCGAGGAGGTGCCCTAAGGAGCGTTCCTGTTGGAGGAGGATGTCGCCGAAACAAGAAAACTAAaagcaacagcagcagcagcagcagtcgATCCAAATCTCCAGTAGCCACTGGCGATCATATCCAAACAGGTTCCAACTCAATTACCAACAACTCATCAAATCATATGATGGGCAATACTCCTCATCTTTTGTCACAACTACCACCAAGTACTCATCAATCACTACCATTTCTAGCCTCATCCATACCAAGTCTAGGTCGTTATGGAGCTGGGAACATGGGATTAAACTTCAATGAGATCCAGCAGGAACAGACTGATCATCACCAACATCATATGGGGTTTCAATTTCATCAGATTGCAGGAGGCAATAATATGAACAATTTAAGTGGTGGAATATTAGGAGGGGATCATAATAATCAGTGGCGTAATTCGAACTTGCAGCAAATTCCATTTTTGGGCGGTACCGGGTTTGAATCATCAACATCAACAGGTTTATACCCATTTCAAACGGGTGATCAAGGAGTCGATCATCAAGCAACAACTGATCCAATGGTTGGGaataattctagggttaatACTGAGCAGTTGCCTCCTCCAGTGAAAACTGAAGATAATCATGGTCTTACTTTAACAAGACCTTCTTTGGGTACTACTATTTTAGCTGAAACTAACAATAGCCAGTTCTGGGGTGGAAATTTGAATGCGTGGACAGATTTATCAGGGCTCAACTCTTCTTCCACAAGCCATCTCTTGTAA